The following are from one region of the Vitis riparia cultivar Riparia Gloire de Montpellier isolate 1030 chromosome 14, EGFV_Vit.rip_1.0, whole genome shotgun sequence genome:
- the LOC117931396 gene encoding cystathionine gamma-synthase 1, chloroplastic-like, with protein MAVSSCPRVSAAFECRSEPDFSGGPHRPEAFASGGRFSGKASSVPSHRIFGASALSSLIFRFPPNFVRQLSTKARRNCSNIGVAQVVAASWSADSAAAAASASAAAAASVEASVEVSVVESSGSDVQYEDLADEKASFLGFDGTLSIHAGERLGRGIVTDAITTPVVNTSAYFFKKTAELIDFKEKRRASFEYGRYGNPTTVVLEEKISALEGAESTVIMASGMCASTVMLLALVPPGGHMVTTTDCYRRTRIFIETFLPKLGVEVTVIDPADMEALKSALDKNNVTLFFTESPTNPFLRCVDIELVSELCHRKGALVCIDSTFATPLNQKTLSLGADLVLHSATKYIAGHNDVIAGCISGSEKLVSTIRNLHHVLGGVLNPNAAYLIIRGMKTLHLRVQQQNSTALRMAEILEAHPKVKCVYYPGLPSHPEHHIAKRQMTGFGGVVSFEVDGDLTTTIKFVDALKIPYIAPSFGGCESIVDQPAIMSYWDLNQLERAKYGIQDNLVRFSFGVEDFEDLKADILQALESI; from the exons ATGGCTGTCTCTAGCTGCCCTAGGGTTTCCGCCGCCTTCGAGTGCCGTTCCGAACCAGACTTCTCTGGCGGACCTCATCGCCCGGAAGCTTTTGCCTCTGGCGGCCGATTCTCCGGCAAGGCAAGCTCGGTGCCGAGTCACCGAATTTTCGGTGCCTCAGCTCTGTCTTCTTTGATCTTCCGATTCCCTCCGAACTTTGTGCGCCAGCTCAGCACCAAGGCTCGGAGGAACTGCAGCAACATCGGCGTCGCGCAGGTCGTTGCGGCTTCTTGGTCAGCTGACTCGGCCGCCGCCGCCGCCTCCGCCTCCGCCGCAGCCGCTGCGTCGGTGGAGGCGTCGGTGGAGGTTTCGGTGGTGGAGAGTAGTGGTAGTGATGTACAGTATGAGGATTTGGCCGATGAGAAGGCCTCATTTTTGGGTTTTGATGGGACCCTTAGTATTCATGCTG GTGAAAGATTAGGTCGCGGCATAGTTACTGATGCAATTACTACCCCAGTGGTCAATACTTCGGCTTACTTCTTCAAGAAAACTGCTGAGCTCATTGATTTCAAG GAGAAACGCCGGGCAAGTTTTGAATATGGGCGTTATGGAAATCCAACAACGGTGGTTCTGGAGGAGAAGATAAG TGCACTTGAGGGGGCTGAATCAACTGTGATAATGGCATCTGGAATGTGTGCTAGTACAGTTATGTTGCTGGCATTGGTTCCACCTGGTGGGCATATGGTGACAACCACAGATTGTTATCGGAGGACAAGGATTTTTATTGAAACCTTTCTGCCTAAATTGGGGGTTGAG GTAACTGTCATCGACCCTGCTGATATGGAAGCTCTGAAATCTGCACTGGATAAGAACAAT GTTACACTTTTCTTCACCGAGTCTCCGACCAATCCATTTCTCAGATGTGTTGACATTGAGTTGGTTTCAGAGCTTTGCCACAGGAAGGGAGCACTAGTCTGCATAGACAGTACATTTGCAACACCTCTCAACCAGAAGACCCTTTCTCTTGGGGCTGATCTCGTGCTGCATTCTGCAACAAAATATATTGCAGGACACAATGAT GTAATTGCAGGTTGCATTAGTGGTTCTGAAAAGTTGGTTTCAACTATTCGGAATTTGCATCATGTTCTGGGTGGTGTTCTCAACCCG AATGCCGCATATCTGATCATCCGAGGCATGAAGACACTGCATCTTCGTGTACAGCAACAAAATTCAACAGCATTGAGGATGGCCGAGATTTTAGAGGCCCATCCTAAG GTGAAATGCGTCTATTATCCAGGCTTGCCAAGTCACCCTGAACATCATATTGCCAAGCGACAGATGACTGGTTTTGGTGGAGTAGTCAGTTTTGAG GTTGATGGAGACTTAACTACCACCATCAAGTTTGTTGATGCATTGAAAATCCCTTATATTGCCCCATCCTTCGGAGGCTGTGAGAGCATTGTTGATCAGCCTGCGATTATGTCTTACTG GGATCTTAACCAGTTGGAGAGAGCTAAGTATGGTATCCAGGACAACTTGGTTCGGTTCAGCTTTGGAGTTGAAGACTTTGAAGACTTGAAGGCTGACATACTCCAGGCTCTGGAGAGCATATAG